tttatttaggttgttaattgaagaaacaacacaagagaaacaaaagtgcttattcatttaaaataaaaactgaaaatcaaacataatgtggtccttaaaaacataaaaagagaaGACGATAACATGAAATTACTCATGATGGAGCCAACTTTCGCCAAGTTTATCCCAATCAGGGACTTTGACCTTCACATCAGCAAGCATTCCTTCCGCTTCCGAGtgctcttctttgagtttctccaactcagcagttaaatcaaattttccaTCAGCTTTGATAATATCTTCAAGCAACTCGATTTGGACAGCAATTGAATTTGCTTTGCTGGATGCAAGATTCCAATCATTCTCAGATAGCCTGTATTCGTTGGACAAACGAAGAAGAGCCCTGTAATGTTCCACAGTTTCCTTCTTCCCCTTCTTGAAACCTTCGGCGGCATCACATCCGTAAACCTCCTCTATGGgacgcttcatcatcttctttgaaCTTCCTTCCATTGAAACTTTGTCCTGCAACAAAATCGAAACTAAGATGTTAcgataaaatagaaatagaaaaaagttCATGAATTGAatggaaaatgagaaaaatcgAAAACTAACTTGTATTGCAAAAGGATATATCAAGCGAAATGAAGTGAGTGAATAAAAGGTCTGATATCGTCCCTTATATTTATAGAACAAAAAGGAACTCTTCGATTATTGAAGTCAGTTAAAATAAACTCTTGATTATTGTGGAACTCTTCGATTATTGAAGTCAGTTACTGAAATAACCAATCATATAACACCCAATCTTGACGAAAAGAAACTCTTCGGTTACTGAGTTACATGATGTCGTTTGGAAGAGACTCTTCGATTCctgagatatatgtttgaacaaaaaaaaaaaatcacccattactcgtaggagagtcgaacccgggtcgaacaaatgtttcggtatcataggtttcgtggtttagccgctaggctgaggagaatcatctgttagttgcttccacataattgaatttacccatacaatttatagtataatacattggaaagatctttgatagttcaggatgggcttccgattgcgacaaatgtgattcctgagatatatgtttgaacaaaaaaaaaaaatcacccattactcgtaggagagtcgaacccgggtcgatcaaatgtttcggtatcataggtttcgtggtttagccgctaggctgaggagaatcatctgttagttgcttccacataattgaatttacccatacaatttatagtataatacatTGTATATTACAAAAGTTGGATGTTACAAAAGTTGGATGGGATTCCAGAATAGTTGAATATTACTGTGTTTTTTTCTAGCAAAgaagtttaaactaaaaattgaaatgagatcaaaagataatgttgTATATTACAAAAGTTGTAAGAAATCATACTTATTCAGGATAgggttccaaaagaaaaaatgtatatgGTCTTGTGCATATCATGTAACCATCAAATAGCCAAACATCCAAATAATAAtcgataaaaatgtaaaaatgtagAACTTCATCCTATAGGCCTCTGGCATGTGATCTTGTTGTGCCCTCCTGTGCCACATCTGCTGCACTTGTGGGACTGAGATTTAGATCCAGGAACCCCAAACTCGCCAacggatctctttctctttgtaggAGGGCGTccacttttctttttggtagctGGAGGTGGGCAAGACAGTTCATCAATATTCTCTGGATAGGTGGACGTTGACAACTCTCCACCAGGATGTATGCTTTCAGCATAAGCTTTAGCCCACGTTTCTGTCAAGTGAGAAGCATCAACAAAACGGTTTTCATCTCTCTTGATATGCTTAGCAGCAGCGATGGCATGGATGCAGGGGATCTTGTCAATGTCGAAAACATTACATGTGCAATGCCGCTTCTCCAAGTCAACAACAAACTTCATTGTTTCATTCTTCACCTCAAACTCGCTTCGATCAACTTGATACACATTCAACAACATTGCGGCCCCTAACCTAGATACCAATTTCTGAACAACTTTTGGAGTAACCAGGTGCTTATGTTTCGCAGCCGCTTCGCGTCGCTCAAAAAACCAAGTGGTCATCGTCAATCTGATAGTTTCAAGGAGAGAGATAATGGGCAACTCACGAGGCATCTTCAACATAGAATTGAGAGACTCTGCAATGTTGGTAGTCATGATATTATACCTGTTCGCAGGCGCATAGCTTCGTGCCCACTTCCTAAAATCAGACTCTTCCAGATACTTAGCCAATTCAGGACATTTATCCTTTATGTCCTTGAAGATTAACCAGAACTCGTGACACGTATAGGCATCAGCAGCGCTTTCCACCAGAGGTAGCAACCCAGTCTTCGCATATGTAGGAGTGATGTTGCGGAGCAGATGGATCCTGCAAATTCCATGGTGAGATAAGGGATATACATCCTCCAACGCTGAAGAAATGGAGTTAGCCCTGTCTGATACAAAAACAAGATCCGAAGCGTCCGGGATCTTCTGGCTCAAACCTCTAAAGAACCATTTCCAAGAGGCGCCGTTTTCTGCGTCAACCACTGCAAAGGCGAGAGGATATAGATGATAATTCCCATCTTGAGCACAAGCTGCCAATAAAGTCCCATTGAATTTTCCCTTCAGAAATGTACCATCTACTGCAATAACTCTCCTCATCAATGAAAATCCCCTTATCGATGGACCAAAAGCCACAAATGCATACTTGAACTTTCCTGCAGCATCAACATGTTGATAAGTCAAGGAACCAGGGTTTGTTTCTGTGATTTTATACAACCACCTAGACAAATTGTAATAGCTGTCTTCAGGAGTCCCTCTAACCAAAATCTGAGCTTCTTCTCTCACTCTCCAAGCTTGTTTGTAATTGATGTGAACACCATGCAGCATCCTGACCTGTTCAATGATCTGTTTCGGTTTGAGACCTTCCTTTTTTTCTCCATAATTGCTGGAAATCAAAGAACCCAACAACTTTGCAGATGCTTGTCTGTGGTTGGCTTTCCTGTGTGTTGTATCGCATGTATGCTCATGAACATACTTTTTAACAacgaaaaaatctgaaacagGTAGCTTGATAGCACGCATCCTCCACGTGCAATTTTCATCAACACAACTCAAAAGCACTCTTGACTTGTTAGAAGAGACAGTCTTGTACTCAAACTTCCACTCTAAAgcccatttcttcatcctcaacatcaACTCTCTCTTTGTCTTAAAATAGCTATTCACCTTAATATCGCCAGCTACTCTCGTGTTTGGTGAAAGTCCAATATGGACAGGGCTAAAATCCGGAAGAGCATTCAGAGGAACTGTAGAAACACCTTCATATAGAAAACTCTGCAAAAGTCaagtagttctgtaaggcataatacttgattatgaagcatatcatgcaaacacaaacagaaaaagggaaTTAGGGACAATGTACCTGTTTTTCACTCTGCACAGTAGGAAGAATCACTGGATTGGCATTCAATGGAACAGtagaagcaaatgtatcagaagcttgaATGTTACAGCTAGCTGAATCAGTACTAAAATCCGGAAGAGCATTCAGAGGAACTGTAGAAACACCTTCATATAGAAGACTCTGCAAAAGTCaagtagttctgtaaggcatagtacttgattatgaagcatatcatgcaaacacaaacagaaaaagggaattaaggacaatgtacctgtttttcactctgcacagtagaaagaatcgctggattggcattcaatggaacagtagaagcaaatgtatcagaagcttgaGTGTTACAGCTAACTGGATCAGTACTAACCTGCATAAGTCaagtagttctgtaaggcataatacttgGTTATGAAGCATATCCTGAAAAGTCTAAgaaaaaatcatacaaacctTAACACACAAACGACAGGTTCCATCAAATGCTCTAGTCTTGGAAATGAAAGTTCTGAGCTGACGAGTATTACCTATCGAGAGTGGGGGGAAACTTTCAATAATACATTTCATATCCAATGAAAAACCATAACTCAAACTGATTTCTTCCTCTTTAACACTAAAATCTTCAGAGACAATCTTCATCAAATCTTCATACAGTAGATCTTCTTCTATGGAAATGATTGATGCATTCCTCTTCAAATCAACAAGAAACTCCCACTGGAGAGATTCTTTTGAGATCCATTGTCCACAGATGCACAAAACTTCCATTGTTCTACAAAATCAACTTCAAATCATCaacaaatgaataatatataacaaaacctagataatgtataacaaaatgaaatgattcaaaccttaatcaaatcagacacacgagagagagaatgagatgAATAGACGTAGAAACGACAGATCAATTGAGAAACGACGACGACGATAAATaaacggagagacgacgacgacggatCAACGGAGAGGCgaagacgacgacggagagacgacgacgacgacgacgacggagagacgacgacgacaaGGACGGGgagacgacgacggagagacgacgacgacgacgacggagagacgagAAGAAGAAGCGATGAAACGAGGACGGCGACAAAttgatttcaaatttgttttttaaattagttaaagAAGGGGGCATAAGGGTAAATTGcccctttaatgaaacctatttttgtgaattCTGAtcctgagtgctagtttggggagGAAAACTTCATTTAGTGTTCTTTGTGTCATTTTCTCTAAATACATACATAACTCCATTAcaggaaaactaaaataatccataagatatcaaaaatataacaacaaaattatttaaatacataaataatccATAATACATAATTTCAAGAATAAGTATGAAAAATTCATAAGAACAACAAATAGAAGAATTCATTTATGATATTGCTATTACGTTGTATATCAAACCAAGTTAacagaaaattaaaaagaaaaataatgtatCAGAATAAGATAAGGgtaattgtcaataatagcaccttttgaagtttatgtcccaaaaatagcactagaatgagaaagtcacaaaaataggtttcattaaaggggTAATTTACCCTTATACCTTTtgttataagaataaaaaaaaaacatttcatttcCTTCGATCGCGAATCGTGTCGTCTCCTCTCGGGAATCTTCAAACCCTCACCGGCACTGTCGTCTCCGACTCGGGAATCgtcgtctccggctcgggaatcatattctccgactcgggaatcgtcgtctccggctcgggaatcatcttctccggctcgctaGTCATCTTCTTCGGCTCgctaatcatcttctccggccgctaatcatcttctccggctcgctaatcatcttctccggctcgctaatcatcttctccggctatCTAATCATCAGCGTCACACTCTCTACTCTCAAAATCGGACACAAATCACTatgtaactttttaaaattagggtttttgaattaaaatttgggAAGCTtgcgttttgattttgatttgtttgttactCTTTCTTATTAACCAGCGAAGCAAATGAAAGACTTTTGAATTGTGGGAACACAAAGTTGTTGGAGCGTAATTCATCTCTTTGAGGTATGTTGCAGATTCAaccttatgtgtgttttctttctgagaGATTGGTCTCCTGGTTTTTGCTTGTGTATAGACTTGCTCGTTTTAACGTAATATGATTGGTAGACTTCAGGAAGGATTTGTATAGACTTCAGGAAGGATTTGTATTGTTTCAGGAAACCCTTCCtgaaaattggattttttttttcttgtctacgcaggatagaaacaagatgggAGATTCAGTACCTCTAAAACTAGCACTGCCAGAGCTGAAGTATCCTATTGGTTCACAGCCAAAGGAAAAGTCAGCAATCAACCAATACTCTGGCTCAGAGTATATCTCTATTGTCAAAAGCATCCTAAAACCAGATGAGATGATAAGAGTCCGAGGATCATTTCTGGGACCTGTAATGAAGCTCAGTGAGAGAGGATTGAAGTTATCAGCAAAGATAGTCTACGCCATTCTCACTAGAAGCATCGTTTCTGTCAAGGAGAATGAAGCCTGGTTCCATTTCGGTGCGCAGCCAATGAGGTTCTCTATAAGAGAATTTCATATGATGACAGGCTTGAAATGTAGTGGTGCATTAGAAGGACCACGAAGGGAAACCGAGAGATTTAATTGGGAATTGCTAAAGGGGCGTAGTCATAAGTTAAGTGACGTGGTGGACCAGCtcagaaacacaagagaagatgcTTCTGAGGAGAGAGTATGCCTCGCAATGCTCATCCTGGTAGAGAGCATATTATTGCGGAAGAGCAAAGGAGGGAGTTTTCCTTTGGAATATGCGAAAAATGCACAGGATATGACATATCCATGGGGAAAAGAGGCTTACATTGTGCTCCTGAAGTCAATTCAAAACGCTGTCGCGAATCATTTGGAGAATAAATCCAAATTTGagttgcaaggttatcctctagTATTCCTTCTTTGGATACTAGAGTCGATTCCTTTGCTAAGGGATAAGTTCAGTAAGTGTGTACCAACAGTTGAGGTTCCTGGGCCGACTTACTTGTGTGAAAAATACACTGAGGTAGAGAATCCATCACTTGATAGGGTTTTACAGGTTGAAGCTGATACAAAGGTAAGCTTTTCCAAGTATATGTTTCTCAGTTtatttggcttcttctttttaatatgtttctcaTTGGTCTTTTTTTAAATACTCTCAGCTGAAGGTCCATTGCATACTACCTTCTATTCCTCATGATCCAGAAGATGATATCTCCATTGAAGACAAATATAGTGACGAGCTGGaaacagtgaaagatgtaaCAAAGAAAGGGTACAAGATTACAGCCGATGACTGGGAAAATAGGTGTGTAGACACATTTGACACATTGGATGCTCTTATTCAAATGATGGCAAATAAGGAGACTGGCCAAGCTTCTACTCCGATTGATGAGGATTCAGtaaatgaaaaagtgaacaggatCATCACGGTAATGGAGGAGAATCTGAAGAGCATGAAGGATCGAATGTCATTActggaagaagaaaacatacaTCTTAGAGCTCGTGTGTCAGAGTTGGAAGGAAACAACAATGTTTTTCCCACTAACGTGACACAAAAGGTAAATTCTCAAAACATCTTCTTTTACATTtgcattttcaagtattttttggaAGATCTTGTACATATTCTTGAATGCCTTCCTAATATTTGACAAACAGCGATCCAGTGGgacacctttatctccaatgtctcacacgcaaccatcgagtgagacacctttatctccaatgtctcacacgcaaccatcgagtgagacacctttatctccaatgtctcaacagcctaatttgacacatgaggtatgtaaccaataaatattgttgagttttgaagtaatatttggaaAGCTTTTGTACTTCTTGAATGCATTCCTGATTTTTGCAGGAGACAATGATTGAATCAGCTGCATCTCCAAAGTCTCAACAAAATGAGGTATATGCTcaaaaatttttaagaaaatatttggaaattcttGTACAAAATCCTGAATGCCTTCCTGATTTTTGCAGGATTACACGCAACCATCGAGTGAGacgcctttatctccaatgtctcaacagcctaatttgacacatgaggtatgtaaccaataaaatattgttgagttttgaagtaatatttggaagcttttgtacatattcttgaatgcattcttgattttTGCAGGAGACAATAAATGAATCAGATGATGAAACTCCTGCCCTTGATACTCAAGTATTCTCTCCTAATCTGACaaaagaggtatatgctcaatgatattgttttcacagttggagtttacaaattagttttgggtgatttttttttacatataaaggCTTTTCTGATTTTTGACAGAAAGAAACAGAAACGTCTACTCCAATAGCTCCAAAGAGTATTGAAACTCTCGTTTATACTCCAAGTCAGACTCAACAGGTACatggtcaaaaaaaaatcttggattTTAAAGTTAATGTTTGGAAGCTTTAGAACATACTCTGGATTGACTTCGTGATAATTTTTACAGATTGAGAGAGAGCCATCGGATGACACGCCTGCCCTTGATACTCAAGTTTTTACTCCTAATCTGACaaaagaggtatatgctcaatgacagttggagtttacaattagttttcggtgatttacatatatagacCTTTCTAATTTTTGGCAGAGGGAAACACAAACCTCTACTAATGAAACGCcacccaaaactaatcaagaagaaggaaaaccagatgatgaggtaatatttactctagaaattataattgaatgtattcatgatggccTTTCCTGATATTTTTTGCAGATTGTGATTGAGTCACCTGCTGCTCAGACTCAAGTTTTGCAAAAAGAAACACTGGAAATGAATGagacaccttcttctccaatatCTCCAAAGAGTATTGAGGCTCAAGTTTTTACTCCAATTCAGAAACAGCAggtaaatgttcaaaaaatcttGGAGATTTCAAGTAATGTTTGAAAGCTTTTGTACGTGTTTTTGATCCCCTAcctgacttttttttgttttttttgcagaCGGTAACAGAGGAAACGTATGAGGCTACACAGCCATTGACTGAGATCATTTCAGCAAACAATAAAAAGGTAAGCATAGAAATGTCTTTCATAAGTAcaacttgaattttaaattgtagaaacTTCTTCATAACTACCTCTTTTATTTTACTGTTATTACAGGAGGATACACATGCTGTGCATCACACACCTTCCTCTCCATTGTCTTCACTAATTGCACTAGTtattgaagaaaataagaatgctttggtaagaagaaatatttaaaatgtttatgtaatatttttctattcaaCTAACTCTTACCATTTACTTTTGTCTTATAGAGTGAGACAGAAACTGCGACCCAATATTTTTCTACAAGTGAAGGAGAGCATACACAATCAAGCAGAAAGAATCAAGCAGAAGAATATCTCAAGGATACTACAGAACCTACTACTGAGCTAGTTTCCACAGATGTTTCGAAGACACAGCCTCTTACTCCGCAAACACAGCACCTTCAGACAAGTGAGGGAGATCAATCCGATGAGACACCATCAGAGCAGAATCAAGCAGAAGAAAATCTCAAGGATACTACAGAACCTACTACTGAGCTAGTTTCCACAGATGTTTCGAAGATGCCGCCTATTACTCAGCAAACAGAGCATCTTCAGACAAGTGCTATAGATTTTTCAGAAACAAACGAGGTATGCATCGAGTATATTTgatctttaattattattctaacaatttAAAACCGCTGATGTTACTGAATCTTCATTTTTAATAGGTTGAAGTAAGCAGGCTTCTAGCTCACTTTCAAATAGGCGCAGAGGTTGAGATTTTGTCTACTGATGACGAAATATGGTATCCAGGAAAGGTTGTTGATCTTAAACTGTGTGAAGGACTAGAGGAGCTGACAGTTGAGTACACGACACTCTTCACAGACCAACATAGACTTCAGAAACTTCAGGATACTATCACGGCTGACAAAATACGTCCTGCAACACCAACTAGTGACCAAAAATCCTTTGAGATGATGGATAAGGTAGAAGCCTTTTACAACAATGGCTGGAGCAGCGGACAAATTAGCATGGTACTTGGTGATAACACATACTCGGTGTGTCTCTATACTTCTATGGAAACTATTCTATTCAAACATTCAGATTTGCGAATTCATAGAGAATGGAAAGATGGAGTCTGGAAGATGGCAGATAAGGTAAATCATAACTAGAATTATACTTCACGTGAATTGTTTGATATACATACATTTTAGTTTCAGGAATGGTTTCCAGAAATTCCGATTGCaacaaatttgataatattttgcttGGTGTCTATTGTTTGATTAAAGGTGAAGCCTGATAAGAAAAG
The window above is part of the Brassica napus cultivar Da-Ae unplaced genomic scaffold, Da-Ae ScsIHWf_1118;HRSCAF=1591, whole genome shotgun sequence genome. Proteins encoded here:
- the LOC106383815 gene encoding uncharacterized protein LOC106383815, giving the protein MLRMKKWALEWKFEYKTVSSNKSRVLLSCVDENCTWRMRAIKLPVSDFFVVKKYVHEHTCDTTHRKANHRQASAKLLGSLISSNYGEKKEGLKPKQIIEQVRMLHGVHINYKQAWRVREEAQILVRGTPEDSYYNLSRWLYKITETNPGSLTYQHVDAAGKFKYAFVAFGPSIRGFSLMRRVIAVDGTFLKGKFNGTLLAACAQDGNYHLYPLAFAVVDAENGASWKWFFRGLSQKIPDASDLVFVSDRANSISSALEDVYPLSHHGICRIHLLRNITPTYAKTGLLPLVESAADAYTCHEFWLIFKDIKDKCPELAKYLEESDFRKWARSYAPANRYNIMTTNIAESLNSMLKMPRELPIISLLETIRLTMTTWFFERREAAAKHKHLVTPKVVQKLVSRLGAAMLLNVYQVDRSEFEVKNETMKFVVDLEKRHCTCNVFDIDKIPCIHAIAAAKHIKRDENRFVDASHLTETWAKAYAESIHPGGELSTSTYPENIDELSCPPPATKKKSGRPPTKRKRSVGEFGVPGSKSQSHKCSRCGTGGHNKITCQRPIG
- the LOC125596045 gene encoding uncharacterized protein LOC125596045; the encoded protein is MGDSVPLKLALPELKYPIGSQPKEKSAINQYSGSEYISIVKSILKPDEMIRVRGSFLGPVMKLSERGLKLSAKIVYAILTRSIVSVKENEAWFHFGAQPMRFSIREFHMMTGLKCSGALEGPRRETERFNWELLKGRSHKLSDVVDQLRNTREDASEERVCLAMLILVESILLRKSKGGSFPLEYAKNAQDMTYPWGKEAYIVLLKSIQNAVANHLENKSKFELQGYPLVFLLWILESIPLLRDKFSKCVPTVEVPGPTYLCEKYTEVENPSLDRVLQVEADTKLKVHCILPSIPHDPEDDISIEDKYSDELETVKDVTKKGYKITADDWENRCVDTFDTLDALIQMMDHHGNGGESEEHEGSNVITGRRKHTS
- the LOC106455031 gene encoding uncharacterized protein LOC106455031, whose translation is MNETPSSPISPKSIEAQVFTPIQKQQTVTEETYEATQPLTEIISANNKKEDTHAVHHTPSSPLSSLIALVIEENKNALSETETATQYFSTSEGEHTQSSRKNQAEEYLKDTTEPTTELVSTDVSKTQPLTPQTQHLQTSEGDQSDETPSEQNQAEENLKDTTEPTTELVSTDVSKMPPITQQTEHLQTSAIDFSETNEVEVSRLLAHFQIGAEVEILSTDDEIWYPGKVVDLKLCEGLEELTVEYTTLFTDQHRLQKLQDTITADKIRPATPTSDQKSFEMMDKVEAFYNNGWSSGQISMVLGDNTYSVCLYTSMETILFKHSDLRIHREWKDGVWKMADKVKPDKKRKAAASSQNSGMDNVFLRRSERVPKRSRDTKTPFKSDRNPALTVIPEIIPAVDPFSTPAEHKLSRLQNWMTLKPGMHETSLSINDNKIRKSFFQSMENAKKDLKKEHIDGAFAMLNCRRNENAAWFHNYKIPKACFLPMEFLHCLLSDDLAYKKEKVKGKKIFNDLFKDTVRGKVYPEKTWGEDVDVVYGITLGKKSNVWIGMEIHLKKKRITVYDCFQKESNSIDIPQVKKLAVLISNLLVESSGDEVDKVKMIPFEIEQAQGLPKTKHPFNCGIFLVKILECQSLKIGDMTKINDDNALELRRTLSCEIFNQFVDESFGK